The sequence below is a genomic window from uncultured Stenotrophomonas sp..
CTGTTGATGCGCAGACCCGAGGACAGGCGCTGGATGCTGGTCGCCAGGCTGGTGCCGGTGGTGTTCAAGTTGCGCTGAGCGTTCAGCGACATGATGTTGGTGTTGATGACTTGTGCCATGGGACTTCTCCGTTGCTCTCGGGGTCGTGCGTGATAGGGGGCGGGTGGTGGCGGTGTGGTGTCTGGATCAGCGGATCATGTTGAACAGCGACATGGACTGCATTTGCGTGAAAATGGTCTGCGCGGCCTGCAGCGAGGCTTTTTCGAGCTGGTACTGGCCGATGGCCTCGGCGTAGTCGAGGTCGCGCAGCTGTGAAAGCAAATCCTTCAGGGTGATGGAGTTCGCTTCGCGCAGCGACGTGGCGTTGTCGATGGCGCTCAGCTGGGCGCCGCCGGCTGCGCGGGCGTCGATCATCTTTTCCGACGCGCGGGCGACGTCGCGCAGGCTGGACTGCAGCAGGTTCTGCTGCGCGGTGCGGTCGGCGCTGGTGGCCGTGTCCATGTTCAGCGCCTGTACCAGCCGGTCGATGGTGGAGAACACGTCGCGGTTGCCAGCCTGGCCGACGTTGAATTCGTCGCCGGCCACGGGCTCGCCGGTCAGCTGCATGCGCAGGCCCTGGAACACGATGTCCTCGCCTTCGGCGTAGGTGCCGCCGCCGACCGGGTTGCCGAATTCGTCGAGGATGTCGTAGGTGTCCGGGCCACTGAAGCGCACGGTGTAGGACTCGCCGTTCCAGGTGGCGCTGCCGTCGCGGCTGATGTTGGTCAGTACGCCCTGGCCGGTGTTGCCGGCGGCTGCATTGCCGTCGATGCTGCCGTCGCCGGTGCGGATGCGCATGAAGATCTCGCTGCCGGGCAGGGCGTCCTGCACGAAGCTGCCCGGTGCCACTTCCACCTGGCGCTGGGTCTGGTCGCCGTTGTAGACGATGCTGCCGTTGATGGACGAGAACGGGGGCGCACCGTCGTTGCTGCCGCCG
It includes:
- the flgL gene encoding Flagellar hook-associated protein 3 — its product is MNNRISSNMMYDQSVFLMLSRQSKMNQLERQLATGQKLVTAKDDPVAAGTAVGMDRVLAELEQLGANAANVQNRLGLQENALAQAGELLTRVTELTVEANNAALSAEDRKSVSAELKSVRDALFSLANSTDGSGRYLFGGSNDGAPPFSSINGSIVYNGDQTQRQVEVAPGSFVQDALPGSEIFMRIRTGDGSIDGNAAAGNTGQGVLTNISRDGSATWNGESYTVRFSGPDTYDILDEFGNPVGGGTYAEGEDIVFQGLRMQLTGEPVAGDEFNVGQAGNRDVFSTIDRLVQALNMDTATSADRTAQQNLLQSSLRDVARASEKMIDARAAGGAQLSAIDNATSLREANSITLKDLLSQLRDLDYAEAIGQYQLEKASLQAAQTIFTQMQSMSLFNMIR